In the Bartonella apihabitans genome, ATAGCCGCGCACTTTTCAGCCAGACACAATCAGGTGTTCTCGCACAAGCCTATTCATTGCTCATGTGGCACAAAAATAACCGCTTTTGTTCGCGTTGTGGCAAGCCCAGCCGGATTGCGGCAGGCGGTGCAAAGCGCATCTGCACGGCTTGCGGAACCGAGCATTTTCCACGAACAGATCCGGTTGCTATCATGCTTGTGCATTTTGGAGACAAGTGCCTGCTTGCCCGCACACCGAGCTTTGAAAAGGGGCGTTATTCCTGTCTTGCCGGTTTTGTCGAACAGGGCGAGACATTGGAAATGGCAGTGCGTCGGGAAACACGCGAGGAAATGGGAATACCGGTCGGCAAGGTGGTTTATATTGCGTCCCAACCTTGGCCATTTCCGCATTCTTTGATGCTCGGTTGTCATGCCGAAGCGCTCGACGACAAAATTACCATCGGCTATGACGAGATGGAAGACGGGCGCTGGTTTACCCGTCAGGAAGTAGCACTCATGATGGCCGGTCGCCATGAACAAGGCCTGCATTTGCCACCCCGCGCAGCAATTGCCAATTTTCTGATAAGGGAATGGCTGGAAAAGAAGTTTATCGACTAGGCTATGACTTTTGGCGGTGGTTTTTGTGAATTTTGAAAAGCACCGCTATATAAATGAACGAAGTGCCCCGAAATTATCCGTTTGTGGTTTTTTGTTTGAAACAGCTTGCCTCATCCGTTCGGAGCCTAGTGCTCCGACCGTGAGGAAAATAAAAACACGACTTTTGTTGATCTCAAGCCTTGAGAGCGGCTATTTCTCTACCCCTCATCATTATGGAGGAAAATTCTCACCCGATTGTCTTCAATCTATCAACATGATTGCTTGCCAAAAGCAGGATAAAAGTTCGGGTGAAAATTCACACTCGAAACGCACAAATAACAATCGGCAAATTTCTCCCGATTTCTTTGATTTGTGAGTACCGTCCGGTTCAGCCGGTAATCCTCATCCATAGATTTTTGTGTCGCGGACAGGACTTGCCGGATAGACACCGACTATTCTGACCTTGGTCGAGAAGAAGCCCAGTTCTTCCAATGCAAGGCGCACCATTGGCTCATCGGGATGGCCTTCAATATCGGCAAAAAATTGTGTTGCATTGAATGTGCCGCCAACCTGATAGCTTTCAAGCTTGGTCATGTTCACGCCATTGGTCGCAAAACCTCCCATGGCTTTATAAAGTGCTGCCGGAACGTTGCGAACACGGAAAAGAAAACTGGTCACGACCTTTTCGCCGTTTTCGGGTTTTGGTGCGCGTTTTTCTTCCCGCGAGAGGATAACAAAACGCGTTACATTATTTTCCGAGTCTTCGACATTTTCTTCAATAATATCCAGGCCGTAAAGTTTGGCGGCAAGTTTTGGTGCAAGGGCTGCCTGAGTGCGGTCACCTGCCTGTTTGATGAATTTTGCAGCACCTGCCGTATCGGATGAAACGACAGCCTGCCAATGATTGTCGCGGATAATTTTGCGGCATTGTCCCAGTGCATGGATGTGGCTATGAACCGATTTTATTTCTTCACGTTTGACACCCGGCAGCACCATCAATTCAAAATGGATCGGTAAAAAATATTCGCCGATGATGAAAAGTTTTGTTTGCGGCAACAAATGGTGAATATCGGCAACACGTCCGGCAAGCGTATTTTCAATCGGAATCATGCCAAGGTCGGCTTCTCCGCTCTCGACCGCGTGCAAAGCATCTTCAAATGTTGTACAGGGCAATGGCTCCATTTCGGGAAACATATTGCGACATGCTGTGTCGGAATTGGCGCCGTAATCACCTTGGAACGCTATTTTATTGGTTTTTGTCATTTTCCCGCCCTGATCATTTCTCTTGCGTGTTCGAGATCTTCAATTGTATCAACCCCTAAAGGCACAGTTTCGATAATTTCGGCATCAATACGCATGCCTGCTTCAAGTGCACGCAATTGTTCAAGGCTTTCCCGCTTTTCAAGATAGGAAGGCTGTAGCGAGACAAAACGTTGAAGTGCTTTACGTTTATAGGCATAAAGGCCGATATGGTGGTAAAGCGGGCCATTGCCATAAGGCGCTGTGGCACGGGTAAAATAAAGGGCACGCAATCTGGTTTTTCCGATCGGCGAACCGACAATTTTCACCACATTCGGATTGGTTTTTTCCTCTTCAACCGAAATTTCAGCGCCCAAAGTGGCAATATCCGTTTCAGGGTTTTCAAGTGGCTCCAATGCTGCGGCAATTTCATGCGGCGCAATTGTCGGCAAATCACCTTGCACATTGACAATGACATCAAAACGGTTATCCGGATCAAGAAGCGTTAATGCTTCATAGATACGGTCGGAACCCGATTGGTGGTCAGGACGTGTCATGACAGCTTCCATTCCATGCGCCTTGACAGCATTGGCAACGTCTTCATGGTCGGTTGCAACAACCACCCTGCCGAGATTTGCCTTATTGGCGCGTTCGGCAACATGAACAATCATCGGCTTTCCGGCAATATCGGCCAGAGGCTTTCCGGGAAGTCGTGTTGAAGACATGCGGGCAGGAATAAGTATAAGAGTAGAAAAAGCCATCATCATTGTCCTGAAGATTATTATCCCAGTTTATTCTATCCGATTTATAGATGTTGCGTTGATGACGCAAAAGACTTAAATTTTCAACATCTATAAAATTTAAGCGACCGAATTTTTTATGAAGGTATCCACTGTCAACGACCTTATTGCCGCCTGTCTTCTCTGGGCTGTTTTTATTTTTGCAATCGTTTATGGCAGTGACCTTGTTTATGACCACCAGCAACCGGCAAAAATTGTTTATTCAATCAACGGTGAAGAAGCACCGGTTACCGAAAAAGTAGAACCGAAACAACAAATATCACTGGCGACGAGGCTTCAACAGGCCGATATAGAAAATGGCCGCAAAGTATTCGGCCAATGTGGATTGTGCCATACGCCTGCAAAAAATGGCCCTGCGCGTGTCGGCCCCCCTTTATATGGAATAGTGGGAAGACCATTTGCTTCCGTTTCCGAATACACCTATTCGCGCGCTATGCGGGCAGAAAATGGCAAGACATGGGACTTTGCAACACTTGATGCCTATCTTGCTTCTCCACGCAAATATATTCCCGGAACGGCCATGGCTTTCAACGGTGTGAAAGATGAAAAGGATAGAGCCGATCTTATTCTTTATTTGCGCAGTCTTTCCGATGAGCCGGTTGAATTGCCACATTTAACCCCTTAAGAATAACAATCAATAAAAGCTGTTTTCTATTGGCTATCTTGAAATCGATTGGGGATTTGATGAAACTCGGATTGGCTTTTTGTCTCTTTTTCGCCCTTAACAGTATAGCTATCGCCGATCCCGAGTGGCGCACGAGCCTGTCTCTCGGGGTTGAACCCAAATATGGCGACAATTTTACCCATTATGATTATGTCAATGTGAATGCGCCCAAAGGCGGCACTTTTAACGATAGCCGCACCGGCACATTCAACAGTTTCAACCCCTATATTGTTACAGGTACACCTGCTGCTGGTTTTTCTTCCCGCGGCGGCGGGGAACAATATGATACACTGATGGCACCTTCGACCGAAGAAACGTCGGTCAACTATCCTCTTATCGCCGAGGCCGCACAATATCCGGATGATTTTTCGTGGGTAAAATTCCGCTTGAACAAAAAAGCCCGATGGCATGACGGTCGCCCCATTACTGCCGAGGATGTGGTGTGGAGCTTCAATGTTTTGAAAAGCAATTCGCCATTTTTCAACAATTATTATCATTCGGTCAAAAAAGCCGAAAAAACCGGTGAAAATGAAGTCACTTTTCTATTTGAAGAAAAAGGCAATCGCGAACTCCCTTATGTGATGGGGCAAATGCCGGTTTTACCTCAACATTGGTGGGAAGGAACCGATGAAACGGGTAAAAAACGGGATATTAATGCACCAACTCTCGAAATACCTTTGGGGTCAGGGCCTTACGAGGTTGAAAGTTTTATAGCCGGAAAATCGATCACGTGGAAAAGGGTTAAAAACTATTGGGCAGCCGATCTTCCGGTCAATCGTGGGCGGTTCAATTTTGATAAAGAGCATTATAGCTATTTTCTTGATCCGAACGCTGCATGGGAAGCTTTCAAAAAGGGTAATCTCGTCGACTGGAATTTGGAAAACCGTATCCAGCGCTGGAACCAGAGCTATGATTTTCCGGCGGTCAAAAACGGGCAAGTTATCAGGCGCAGTTTCGCTTTTCACGGCTCGGGACGTATGCAAGGATTCTTTATCAATACCCGCCGCCCGCAATTTGCCGACCGGCGCGTGCGTCAGGCACTTAGCCTCGCTTTTGACTTCGAGTCTCTCAATAAATCGATGTTTTTTAATGATTATCATCGGATTTCAAGCTATTTCGACGGGCTTGATCTCGCGGCAAAAGGTTTGCCGCAGGGAAAGGAACTTGAAATTCTTGAAACGGTCAAAGATGAAGTGCCGGCCGAAGTCTTTACCACACCCTTTTCCAACCCCGTTTATGACAAGCCCGATTCATCAAGGCGCTATCTCACAGAAGCCATGCGTTTGTTGAATGAAGCCGGTTGGCATCTGGAGCAGAACCGGCTTGTCAATAAAAAAGGTGAAGTTTTCACATTGGAAGTGATGCTGAGTGATATGGCATTCGAGCGCGCAACCGCACCTTTTATAGCCAATCTTCAACGTTTGGGTATCGATGCATCCATGCGCGTCGTTGATACTTCACAATATCAAAACCGCGAAGCGAATTTCGATTTCGATCTTGTCATCAAGGTCATCGGACAAAGCGATTCACCCGGCAATGAACAATTGGAATACTGGGGCTCGAAAGCCGCTGATCGGCCGGGAAGCTATAATGTCGCGGGGATAAAAAATCCGGCCGTCGACAAACTTATCGAACGCGTCATCTATGCAAAAGATCGTGAGGAACTCGTTGCCGCTACCCGTGCTCTCGATCGGGTTTTGTTGTGGAATTATTACGTTATCCCGCAATGGTATGCCGAACATCTTAATATTGCCTATTGGGACAAATTCGGTATCCCCGAACCGCAACCGGAAGCAAGCGGCGTTGATATTCCCTCATGGTGGGTGAAGAAAGACAAAAACTAGAGCTGCGGTGGACTGGAACGCCCAAGAACCGGAATTGCTGAAAAATCAGCCGTTTGTCATTTGTTTACCATAAATGCTCCAGAATAGCGGTTAAATTAATGTGTCCGGTTTGATTTGCATGTTGCGGGCGTAACAAAACTCATACCGGAAAAAGGATGAAAGAGAGATATGGCGGCCTATATAGCGCGGCGTTTGCTGCTGATTATACCGACATTGATCGGCATTTTGACGGTGACATTTGTCATTGTGCAATTCACTCCCGGTGGTCCTATCGAGAATATTATTGCACAATTGCAAGGGACCGGTGGCGATGCCATGGGGCGGGTTGCCGGCGGTGGTGGTGACCTCGGGCTTTCATCAGAGGTAACGTTACAGGGTAGCGACGCGAGTGCAAAATATCGTGGTGCACGCGGCCTTGATCCGGAATTTATAGCGAAACTCGAAAAGCAGTTCGGTTTTGATAAACCGCCGCTTGAACGTTATTTCACAATGTTGTGGAATTATATCCGGTTCGATTTCGGGGATTCCTATACGCAAGGTCGTTCTGTCGTCGATCTTATCAAAGGTGCTTTGCCGGTTTCGATTTCGTTAGGGATATGGCAATTGTTGATTTCTTACGCAATTTCCATTCCTCTCGGTATCCGGAAGGCCGTCAAGGATGGCTCCACATTCGACATATGGACAAGTGCCGTTATCATTATCGGCTATGCAATACCGAGTTTCCTGTTCGGAATTCTGTTAATGGTACTTTTTGCCGGAGGGTCATTTTTCGACTGGTTTCCATTAAGCCATTTGACATCGGAAAATTTTGATGAATTGTCGCTTGGCGGCAAAATTCTGGATTATTTCCACCACCTTGCTTTGCCACTCACAGCTATGGTTATTTCGGCTTTCGCCACCACAACATTGCTGACCAAAAACTGTTTTCTGGAAGAAATCAGAAAGCAATATGTGGTCACGGCACGGGCAAAAGGTTTAAGCGAACACGCGGTTCTTTACGGACATGTCTTCCGCAACGCCATGCTGGTTGTCATTGCGAGTTTTCCGGCAGCTTTCATCGCTTCATTTTTCACCGGTTCACTGCTTATCGAAATGCTATATTCGTTAAACGGAATGGGGCTTTTAAGCTATACATCCATTGTCAATCGTGATTATCCGGTTGTGTTCGGTTCGCTCTATATTTTCTCGTTGATCGGTCTTGTTGTGAGCCTTATTTCCGATCTTACCTATATGCTTGTCGATCCGCGTATCGATTTCGAGAAGAGGGACGTTTGATGAACGAGCAAACTTCCGGGCAGACAATCGACGTGGCAAAGCCGGCAAAACCCCGCCGCAACAAAAGGCCGTTTTTGTCGCCGCTTAATGAACGGCGCTGGAGAAACTTCAAGAAAAACCGTCGCGGCTGGTGGTCGTTGTGGATTTTCCTTATTCTTTGCCTGTTTTCTTTGGCGCCAATTTTATCGCAAATGACCGGCCAATTATCGCATCCTATAAGGGCGAACTGCTCTTTCCGGTACTTTTCGATTATCCCGATTCCAAGTTTGGCGGTGTCCTTGCAACGGTTGATTTCCGGGAAGATTATATCAAGAAAGAAATCAACGAACATGGCTGGGCGATATGGCCGCCGGTGCATTATTCCTATGATACAACAGTCGGCAACAAGCCTGTTGCGCTGGCTCCGCCATTCTGGCTCCAGAGTAAAGACGAACGGTGCAAGAATTACGCTCTCGGTGCAAAGGATCCCGAATGCACAATCGGAAACTGGAACTGGCTTGGTACAGATGACCAGACACGTGATGTTTTTGCGCGTGTGCTTTACGGCTTTCGTGTTTCCATATTGTTTACCGTTATCTTGACGGCGGTTTCTTCGATTATCGGTATTGCTGCCGGTGCAGTGCAGGGATATTTTGGCGGTTGGGTCGATCTCATTTTTCAACGTTTTATCGAAATCTGGTCTTCGGTTCCCGCGCTTTATCTCATCATTATTATGGCGGCAGTTCTCGCCCAGGGCTTCTGGGTTCTGTTGGGAATTATGTTGCTGTTCCAGTGGGTGGCGCTGGTTGGCGTCGTGCGTGCAGAATTTTTGCGGGCTAGAAATTTTGAATATGTCAATGCAGCAAGGGCGCTGGGTGTGCCGAATATCACGATTATGATACGCCATCTTCTGCCCAATGCCATGGTTGCAGCACTTACCTATTTGCCGTTTTTATTGACAGCCGGTATCTCGACTTTGACCGCGCTTGACTATCTCGGTTTCGGTTTGCCTCCGGGGTCGGCCTCGCTTGGAGAACTCATGCGGCAGGCAGCGACCAATCTCAATGCTCCGTGGATTGGCATTACCGGCTTTGTTGCTATTGCGGTCATGTTGTCGCTTCTGGCTTTTATCGGTGAAGCCGCCCGTGATGCTTTCGATCCGAGGAAGACATTCCAATGACAGCTTTGCTCAGTGTTCGCGATCTTTCAGTGATGTTTCGTCAGGATGGCAAGGAAACACTTGCCGTCGATCACGTCTCGTTTGACATCAATTCCGGTGAAACACTCGCGCTTGTCGGCGAGTTGGGGTCGGGAAAGTCTGTAACCGCACTTTCTATTCTGAAGCTTTTATCCTATCCGATGGCGAGCCACCCT is a window encoding:
- a CDS encoding microcin C ABC transporter permease YejB; this encodes MAAYIARRLLLIIPTLIGILTVTFVIVQFTPGGPIENIIAQLQGTGGDAMGRVAGGGGDLGLSSEVTLQGSDASAKYRGARGLDPEFIAKLEKQFGFDKPPLERYFTMLWNYIRFDFGDSYTQGRSVVDLIKGALPVSISLGIWQLLISYAISIPLGIRKAVKDGSTFDIWTSAVIIIGYAIPSFLFGILLMVLFAGGSFFDWFPLSHLTSENFDELSLGGKILDYFHHLALPLTAMVISAFATTTLLTKNCFLEEIRKQYVVTARAKGLSEHAVLYGHVFRNAMLVVIASFPAAFIASFFTGSLLIEMLYSLNGMGLLSYTSIVNRDYPVVFGSLYIFSLIGLVVSLISDLTYMLVDPRIDFEKRDV
- a CDS encoding cytochrome c family protein, with translation MKVSTVNDLIAACLLWAVFIFAIVYGSDLVYDHQQPAKIVYSINGEEAPVTEKVEPKQQISLATRLQQADIENGRKVFGQCGLCHTPAKNGPARVGPPLYGIVGRPFASVSEYTYSRAMRAENGKTWDFATLDAYLASPRKYIPGTAMAFNGVKDEKDRADLILYLRSLSDEPVELPHLTP
- a CDS encoding prephenate dehydratase; amino-acid sequence: MTKTNKIAFQGDYGANSDTACRNMFPEMEPLPCTTFEDALHAVESGEADLGMIPIENTLAGRVADIHHLLPQTKLFIIGEYFLPIHFELMVLPGVKREEIKSVHSHIHALGQCRKIIRDNHWQAVVSSDTAGAAKFIKQAGDRTQAALAPKLAAKLYGLDIIEENVEDSENNVTRFVILSREEKRAPKPENGEKVVTSFLFRVRNVPAALYKAMGGFATNGVNMTKLESYQVGGTFNATQFFADIEGHPDEPMVRLALEELGFFSTKVRIVGVYPASPVRDTKIYG
- the nudC gene encoding NAD(+) diphosphatase, giving the protein MTSSAIAFIGNPINRQLEKRTDTIVADQRNHHARFIVLNGFSIVYRNVKGIADLYLDEKSLDLFKPQWEEACLLGWEDENPVIALPVEEFAGQPPSPFNQVGLREAYSRALFSQTQSGVLAQAYSLLMWHKNNRFCSRCGKPSRIAAGGAKRICTACGTEHFPRTDPVAIMLVHFGDKCLLARTPSFEKGRYSCLAGFVEQGETLEMAVRRETREEMGIPVGKVVYIASQPWPFPHSLMLGCHAEALDDKITIGYDEMEDGRWFTRQEVALMMAGRHEQGLHLPPRAAIANFLIREWLEKKFID
- a CDS encoding extracellular solute-binding protein; protein product: MKLGLAFCLFFALNSIAIADPEWRTSLSLGVEPKYGDNFTHYDYVNVNAPKGGTFNDSRTGTFNSFNPYIVTGTPAAGFSSRGGGEQYDTLMAPSTEETSVNYPLIAEAAQYPDDFSWVKFRLNKKARWHDGRPITAEDVVWSFNVLKSNSPFFNNYYHSVKKAEKTGENEVTFLFEEKGNRELPYVMGQMPVLPQHWWEGTDETGKKRDINAPTLEIPLGSGPYEVESFIAGKSITWKRVKNYWAADLPVNRGRFNFDKEHYSYFLDPNAAWEAFKKGNLVDWNLENRIQRWNQSYDFPAVKNGQVIRRSFAFHGSGRMQGFFINTRRPQFADRRVRQALSLAFDFESLNKSMFFNDYHRISSYFDGLDLAAKGLPQGKELEILETVKDEVPAEVFTTPFSNPVYDKPDSSRRYLTEAMRLLNEAGWHLEQNRLVNKKGEVFTLEVMLSDMAFERATAPFIANLQRLGIDASMRVVDTSQYQNREANFDFDLVIKVIGQSDSPGNEQLEYWGSKAADRPGSYNVAGIKNPAVDKLIERVIYAKDREELVAATRALDRVLLWNYYVIPQWYAEHLNIAYWDKFGIPEPQPEASGVDIPSWWVKKDKN
- a CDS encoding 3-deoxy-manno-octulosonate cytidylyltransferase codes for the protein MAFSTLILIPARMSSTRLPGKPLADIAGKPMIVHVAERANKANLGRVVVATDHEDVANAVKAHGMEAVMTRPDHQSGSDRIYEALTLLDPDNRFDVIVNVQGDLPTIAPHEIAAALEPLENPETDIATLGAEISVEEEKTNPNVVKIVGSPIGKTRLRALYFTRATAPYGNGPLYHHIGLYAYKRKALQRFVSLQPSYLEKRESLEQLRALEAGMRIDAEIIETVPLGVDTIEDLEHAREMIRAGK